In one window of Thermodesulfobacteriota bacterium DNA:
- a CDS encoding Hsp20/alpha crystallin family protein, protein MPLEKWNPLRELETMRREMDRIWDDVFPSRKMGLSWKRQPGAQAETGAATPAIDVIDKNDSVVVKAEMPGVSKDSVDVTLEDNVLTLRGELKEEPEIKEGNYAYSERNYRYFLRAISIPFKIRRDGIKASLKDGVLSVVLPKAVEEQTKKITVEVSGQP, encoded by the coding sequence GAGACGATGAGGAGGGAGATGGACAGGATATGGGACGACGTATTCCCGTCCAGGAAGATGGGCCTGTCCTGGAAAAGGCAGCCCGGCGCGCAAGCCGAGACCGGGGCCGCCACACCGGCCATAGACGTCATAGACAAGAACGACTCGGTTGTGGTAAAGGCCGAGATGCCCGGCGTTTCAAAGGACTCCGTAGACGTCACCCTCGAGGACAACGTCCTTACGCTCAGGGGCGAGCTGAAGGAAGAACCAGAGATAAAGGAAGGGAACTACGCCTACTCCGAGAGGAACTACAGGTATTTCCTCAGGGCCATAAGCATACCTTTCAAGATACGCAGGGACGGCATAAAGGCGTCTCTCAAGGACGGGGTCTTGAGCGTCGTCCTACCCAAGGCCGTGGAGGAGCAGACAAAGAAGATAACTGTCGAGGTCTCCGGACAGCCATAG